The Nicotiana tabacum cultivar K326 chromosome 1, ASM71507v2, whole genome shotgun sequence genome segment TCCTCCGAATATCCTGGCCATACCAAAGTCTGAAATTTTCGGGTTCATCTCTTCATCCAGCAAAATGTTACTAGCCTTTAAATCCCTATGGATTATTCTGAGTCGCGAATCTCTATGGAGATATAGTAGTCCCCGTGCAATCCCTTCAATAATGTTGAAGCGCTTCCTCCAGTTTAATTGGGCTTGCTTAGCAGGATCTACCAAAATAATTGTAAGTGATACATATTCATCCAAGGGAAAACTATATAACAAAATTTAACATTCCAGAACTAACCAAATAGAAATGAATCTAAACTTCTGTTGGGCATGTACTCATATAGCAGAATCTTTTCTTCTCCCTCAATGCAGCAGCCCAAAAGTCTAACAAGATTTCTATGTTGTAACTTTGCAATTAGCAtaatctcattcttgaattcCTCCACACCTTGTCCTGACTTTCTGGAAAGCCTCTTCACTGCAATTTCTTCGCCACTTTGTAGCTTTCCCtaagataaaataattaacatCGACGTTATTCTAAGAAAATAAGGCCGTATTTCCCTAGAAAAAAAATACACTTATCAAAATAAGATAGAAATCAACCTTGTAGACGGGGCCAAATCCCCCTTGTCCGAGCTTGTTTTCATTAGAAAAGTTGCGCGTAGCTGCTACTATACTGCTGAAACTGAAGAATTTTAGTTCTGAACCACTTCCTTGATGCCCTTCAACACTCAGGTCTCCTGGTCCTGATAAGTCTATAGGGAGTTCTCCGCTCCTAATTGGATCGCGTATGGGCATTTCATTGATCCTGATAGACCCTTAAAATGGGGAATTGAAGATATAAATACACTATGTTATGTGCCTAGTTGAAAACACCagctatttttgaaattttacctcGTCTTTTGGCTTTGTACTTGCATAGTAGCCAAATCGCTATACAAATAACAAAAGCTACAGCTACCAGTATGGATATTAGCACAAGTTTGATTGTCCTGCTCTTTTTACCTGTTTAAAGAAAGTTTGAAATAGGAACATCCAAAAATCAGTAATGATTGTATAAATACCAAATGAATTAGTAAACATTTTACTATTTCAGCAGATTGTAATGCTCACCAAATTCAGAATGAGCGAGGCGAACATAGAGAGTGTTCCCGCCTTCGTTGAACTGCTGTAGATCAACTAAATCTCCACTCCAAATCATGCAGTAAATTCCAGTAACAAAAGCATAAGCAGTACATGAACAATTTTCCAGGCACTTGCTTTTACACTCGTCGATGTTTTCTGCAGCTGCTGTATCCGCGAAATCTGGCAACTTgattcccttgatctccaggaATCCGTCCCCATTTCCACTATCACTCCTCAAGACACTGCTATTTCTCCCACATTCCAATTGCGTCCTCCTAATGCACCCTCCTGACCAGTTCCTCGCATTCCACTGCTCCCAATCTTTTGGAACAAATCCATATAGACAAGTACATCTTAGTGACTTTGAGATATCACATTTTGCGAAATTCCCACATGAGTTATATACGTCGCAATCGCCCAATGGATGAGATTGTATCATGTTCCATTGCCTCTTATCTATATCCCACATTTGCTGCAGCTCATATCCACTAGGACTAATATGAAACCTCACCAAATTAGAAGTGTTTGCCGCAGTGTAAGTGAAGTGTAGCCTATTCCCCTCATTGTAAAGCTTGAAACCATTAAAATACAAAGCCTTCATATCTGGTACACCTGTGAATGAGAGTCCATCCCAATATCCACTTCGCCAACGTCTATTTGATCCATCCCATATCACAATCTGTGGTGATGCGCGAGGATCAACACCCAAGGAGTACCTGTTGAAGATATAATTACGTAATAAACGCGTGCTCGCCCTAATAGTTAGAGCTTTTAAATGATATGGTCATACAATGcaaccagtggcggagccagaaaTCCTGATAAAGGATTCTAAAAGTATGCAAGAGTATGAACCTACGACCTAAAGCAATTTTTGAGCCACATTTGCCATTACAgttaaatctttccttatatcaagaggattcaaaaaaatatatttgtatagaaattttttatttttaccctaTTTGCACACTATATTTTCGGACGAATGAGATTCAATTGAACTTCATTCATCAAAACTAGTTCCACCACTGAATGCAACATGGTACCAGATAGACAGAGTTCTTGGCTCATAAAAGAGAATAAGGCTCGCACGTGAAGTGACATGTTGAAGATATAAATTAAGTAAATAGAAAGTATGTTATCTGTAACAGTTTAAACTTCTAGATGAGATCGTCAACAACGCAACATTACCTTCCAGGTGAAGGGTCACTTTCACTTGTCCAAGACCTCAAAACTCCATCCATATAAACTCTCATTTCTGGCAAAAATGTATCTGTAGGATGCTGAAAACTCTGCCACAAGTCCTTATTATTATCGTTCAAAATAACAAGATTGCCAGTATCCAAAAGGGACACTGTAGAATTTGTAGTCTCAACAACAGAAACATTCGTCGACCATAGTAAATCGCCACGTCCATCTTTAACGACCAAATTCCCATTTTTCTCAATTGTAAATACACCATTTTGATCAGAAACTGGTTTGTCTCTGTTTGCAACCCAAACAACTGATATAACTGGAACATCAGCGTACCATATACCAAGAAACCTTTGTTTAGAACCATTTGGACTAAAGAATCCTAAGTTAAATTTCCCTTTTGGAGAAATTATGTTATCACCATCTCTTAGAATCTCTCCTTGTCTAATTTTATTGGATGCAGAACATAGTAAAGAGAAATAATAAAcaatgaacaaaacaagaaacCAATGGAAATTAATCAGACCATTGGCCATAAAAGAATTGGATTTGAACGAgcaatccgaagaagaagaagaagaagaacgagCACAAAGTATATAATGACTAGAGAAAGAAGAAATTTCTGATGGCTATTTCTGGTTGGCTGAGTACCAATTTAATGTGATGCCGAGATAGATTGACTTGAAAAACTTTGATTTTATAGATTCTTGGCTGACCAAATTCCCTCTGCCCCCACCACTACActtttgtattttaattgaaaagttttttttaggtATTAAACATATGGTACTTAATATATATGCATTGGTCCAACTAGTTCAGATTCACAGTGTCCGACTAATTCATAGTCACGTTGAGTATAACCTATTAAAGAGAAAATCACTCTTTTCGTTTCAGAATTCGAAACCTCTAGCTAGGGACGAAGAGATCTCAATCACATCCTTTTGGTagtattttcttaaatttttaatttattaatacagtcaaaataaataatttttttaatcatACTTGATTTGTTAAGGCTGCGTAAAATAAATCTTTGTGGTCGGCCCTTTCCCGGACCCCGTACATAACGGGAGCTTAATGCATCAGACTGCTTTTATACTTGATTtgttaatattttatttatcttattttttaagTTACAATTTCATCTTATGAAAACTGTTTGTAATTATCTTTTAGGaattttgataatataattatttttacgTTATCAATGTAGAAGATAAGTTGTTTCTTAATAAAAACATGAGTCACGTCAAACGAAAAGAGGGGCAGAGATGTTCTGTATTTTGACAACGTGCAAGCAGAAAAACGTATCGCCGAAATGAAAATATGTTTCACATAAATGAAAAATACAAGTCACCTACTTGCTTTTTTCTCCTTCCGTCTTTCTCCTTTAAATAAAAAAGTGCAGTTGCTTAGAAATAAAACTTTGTATCTATTTACTCGAAATTCTCCATTATTAATTAATATGTATTTATGTCTTAAATTATTTAATCACGATTTATTAACACATTTTGGTCCATGTATATGTTTTCCATATAGTATATATCATCTATTTTTATTTCTCAAAGTATTACCACATAGATTAATAAAATATGGACAATTAATTTACATAATACGCATAGATTTGACTATCCCTTTAATTATATCATGATTTACTCTGGTTATAGAATAACAAATTCAGataattagattatgtgaaagagTGTACTATATTGATGTTGCTTGTAATTTTGCTACTTATTAACTGCAGAATTGTCTAACTCGATTTTACAATCAGTGGAAACGCCGTTAACTTGAGTCTTAAtcgttctttctttttttcctcatAATTATTCGTGCAAAATAATACTTATAATAGTACTGGTAATcactattcttttctttttttttccttctacaCATTTGGCGCAACAAACACTAGAGTTCACATTGACCAAAATATGACTTGCTGTAATTATTGCAGAAATATACTCTGAAAATGACATTTTTTGTCCTTCATTTTATTCACTCGAATTTGATTGGCATACAGGAGCGCACGAAGGAATTTTTGTAAATGATGTCGAAATTTATAAATGAACGGGTATAAATAACtgtaattattatatttttaaaaaagaaatagttGTAGTACATTGGTTTGTGGAGTCTTAAGTTAGAAAAAGTCTTGAGTTCAATACtacttaattataatttttaaccACAGAGGCGCTAAGTTAAGTGGTGTCATCTTTTTGTTTTACTTATCCGTTTCCTAAcagtattaatacatatatttaataaaaaattcgACGAAGCGGTATCGCATGACACCGCTTTGTTGAACGTGCGTTCGCCCTCTATCAACAGGCGCAGGTCAATAATATCAGTTATGTGTTTATGTGAATCCGATAACTTTTATctgaattatatatatacatttaagaaagtaaattCAACTATTATTATTATACTATATACTTTGAAATTGCTATAGAAATTCGtaaatttcaaattttggatCCTCCTTTAATGTTTGGTCGAAGGTGTTATTATATACGAACTTCTATCTTTACGTTATTTTGTGTTTACATTAATCTTTTATGCTACTCTAAGTGTTCAGCATCTTAAAAGTATGATCTGTAAGCAGTTGTATTCGTACTGAAGTTTTCCACATCTCAAAGTATGATCTGTAAGTgattgtattaaaatcagtatGGTATTAAGAACCAAAACGAAAAGACTTTAACTGAAAATACACTCATGAGTTGTTTGGTTGATAGACATTATAATGCATGAATCGTTGATGtgaaaaataatagtaatatataAATGTTATACCGTAAATATCTATGTAGAAATATTTATCCGTAGAATTAGTCAAAGATGCTTGAATTAGAGTAAGTTATCGCCCTTCCTCGGACCCTGCGTAAACGCGGAATACTCTGTGTATCGGActatctttttaaattttttttatccaTGAATTGCCAACACATGTATTACTATTGCATATTTTATCACACAAACAATTGTACATGAATATGAGAGATGAATCTATATATGTAATTGCCTTAATCTTGCTATGTCTAAAACTTTGAAATTGTTAATTAATTCAGGTTTTATTGGATAATTTGGGAAATATTTCGCGGCTCATGAGTTGTGAGAAACGTGTGAATATATTGGTACAGTGATTGTGATTATGGTGACAAAACAGTGAAGCAACACGTGCTGTTCAATGTCAATTGCCTTCTAAGGTAAGGgctgacttttttttttaattttatttttaggtaAGGGCTGATTGCGGTTTTGAGTCTCGGGACCTCTACACTACACCAATCGGCCTTGAAAATGGATGGTCTTGATTTTTGACCCTAGTTTATTTCATGCGTAGCTGATTGAAGTTTTGGGTCCCGGGACCTATACATTACAagttaggggtgtacatggatcgAGTTGGTTCGagttttatcaaaaccaaatcaaatcaactatattggtttggattggttcgattttgacagattttttgaatttttttgttacttaaatattatttcaattttactttgttaaatttttgataagtaaatactccctccgtttcaatttatgtgaacctatttcatttttggtccgtgccaaaaagaacgacccctttccttatttggaaacaatttacctttatgcaatgatttatagccacacaaaatatatgtgcctcattttaaaccacaagttcaaaagtcttctttcttttcttaaactccgtgcccggtcaaatgagttcacataaattgaaacggagggagtatatgtttagtaaaaatttaaaaatttgacaaacatattatctattaaacATTCTTATGGGATAATTtattagtaacacatgatagttatttttttagtcgtctgacaGCAATTTTTAATTAatgtacactttcaaggttaaccgaatgtagtaattaaatataaaaatcaatgtgatatttaaataataataaccacttcagattcgaaaaagatataagaatataatagatcttgacatatgaatatgaaaaaataaagagattgatgcatttcagtaacacttgatagggagaattcaaaaatagccagatttacaagtggtcattcaaaaatagccacagtttcaaaagtaatcgaaatttagccacttttcatgtaatgataaatctgaacgaaaacactgttcaaaatctggaaaatactccatcataatatactggaactccaacatattataatggagttccagcataagtatactggaactccagcataatatactggaattccagtataatataccggtccagcataatatgctggaagttcatacacaggtgctccaatctctagtatattatgctggaacttttcgcgtgttagagttccaacataatatgttggaagtttataCACAAGTGCaacgatctccagtatattatactggacctgtccctgttgcaacaaaatagtgactatattttcaataattttgtaaacgctagctatttttaaatgatgtccGAAAACTGATTAGCATTTGCTATTTTTATCACTGGACAAGAAAGTAATTATATAACTcattatttaaggttaataaatatgCCCACTTGTTAAATTTGACGTTTTGCCCATGGGACAAATGGAATAAAAAATCAATAGGAAGACCGAAATGTCCTATTGGGCATATCACCCCCTACACACGTGATACTTGGGCCGACTCGAAATTTTCAAAGATCCTGCCACTAAATATCTGAAATGTTATGAGAATAGGAAGAGAAATGTAAATGTTTTATTGGGTGGCCACTTTCCACCATACTATTTAGCTatattcagtttttacaaaatatttaattatagtCACTATAGACAAACTTATAAAGAAACTTAAAGTACCATTTGAAAATTACCATTGTTGCAAGTTTAAATGTCAGAATTTAAAAGGCGAGTTTAAACCAAATGGATGTTATTGGAAAAACTTTGAAACCTTGGCAGTGACAAAAAATGGTATTTCAAACTCCAAATAAACTAGTCTCAGTTTGGAATATATATGTTTGAAACTTCAGATTGGTAATTCAAACATCAAACATACATGTATGAAGTGTGAAACTTTCAATCCAAACTTTAGTCGCATAGTTTGAATTTTAGATTAAAAAATGTCTAACTTTTGTTGCAACGTTTGAATTTATGTTATAAAGTTGAAAAAAAATTTATACACTTCGGCTATACCTGAAATGAGGCCCCAAAATCTGCTATCgggcaaccccccccccccccccctaaaaaaaaaataccaaaagagAAATCCAAGAATGTTGCAAAATCACCAACAACTACCTGTCTCAATTATAGGGATCTTGATTTTGGGAACAACCAAGAGGACTATAGCTAGTCAAAGGTTAAAAATCTGGGGTAAAAACTATTTCAATGCCAACTTTGCGAGGTTTAGCCAGAGTGAAGAGTATGGTATCCAATCAATTTTTTCAAACATGAACAAAGTATTTCACCATTTCCTACACTAGGCCTGAGTGAGATTTAGTGAAGAAGCATAGCATTAATGCTTATCCTCGATTATGTACTACATTTATTTTGTCATGAACATTTTGCTATAACTTTCATATTACCTCATCAAACTATATACaaactaggggtgtacatggaccgagtTGATTcggtttttattaaaaccaaatcaatccaactatatcggtttggattggtttggttttgtcgggtttttcgggttttcgggtttttctgttacatgaatattatgtcaatcttactttgttaaaattatagataaagttttgataagtgaatatatgtttagtaaatatggaaaaaaattgacaaacatatgatctattaaaatattctaatgggagaatttttttagtaacacatgatagttattttcttagtcgtctaacaataatttttcgttaatttacgctttcaaggttaatacatgagaggatcccaaatatttctacattttctaaagaaaattcactataaagtcttaaaaatataaataaaatttatatatttatatgtcggtttggtttgaatttttttactcaataccaaaccaagtcaaaccaaatctaatcgggttttttaatcggtttggtgcggtttttcggttcggtttgaacacccctaatACAAACTATTagttaagaaaaaaagaagaagataaagcaACAAATCAAGGTTGCACAACCAGATGGAAACTAAGTTCTCACTTATAATCCGTGTAACAAACTATGGAAAGTATTTAAAAAGTGTAGAACAATTAGTTCATTTAGGACCATTATTGTATaaccattcatcatttgtaagATGTTCCATCAATCCTCTCTGTATTTGCTAGACCTTGTTTCACTTGGAAACTTTCTCGCAAGTCCCAAGTCTGAATAATGGATTCATCTAGTCATAAAAAGTCTGTAAGTCTTGGCACTACGACTGAATGACACAAGCTCTGCACTTTGATTACCATCTTATGTAAAATAAAGACACAAATTTATGCATTCCAATATTTGTGAATACATTAGTTATAGGCCTATGCTCTAATTCACAGTGCATAGTGTTGTGTCGAAGAAGAGGTaaacccgaaaataaagaagataaagaacactaaattttaacgtggaaaactCTTCGATTGAAAGTAAAAACCACATTAAAATTTGGTGTTTTTATCTTCTCTATTTTCGGGTTTGTCTCTTCCTCGCCataacaactggtatcagagccatgttgGGTCCATCCCATGGGCCATGTGAAAGAAGAGAAATTTCCTTTGACTTTGAGGTTTCAAGCCAACCAAATCAACAGTAGAAAAGATTTGGGCAGGCAATTGTTCTTTGATTTCATATGTAGAAACTGACTATTGCAGTAGATGTTGATGTCATTACGTACATCATCATGGGCATTCTGCAACTATAAAAAGGTGCCTCTGCTTTCATTTGTAAACACACCAATCAGATAAAGTAAGAGAGAGTTCGCAGagtaagaagaaaaatattttgtgagGAAAAATATTGAGAGTTTGAGTGGTATTGTAGTGAAGTGAAAAAATTAATAGTGGGTTATTTCGTTTTAGTGTGTAGTGATTTTGGAGTACTTTACTCGGTACCACAAAGTGTAAAATCCTTGCTATAGTTAAATCAGTTGCTTCTATCGGGCCGTGATTTTTCACTTATTTAGAAGGGGTTTTCACGTAAAAAATCTGGTGTCTTTGTTTCCCTTATTATTACCGCTCGTTATTGTATTTTAGTAATCCGCATTTATTACAATCGTATACTGTGAATATTACTTTTGTAGGAGTAATTTTCCTAACAACTGgcatcagagcacaggttctgctcattcatagaaatattatttacaGTCAATTTTACTCTGTGACAAAAAAAATGTCAGGAGTAAAGTATGAAGTAACAAGATTCAACGGTAATGACGGTTTCTCTATATGGTAAAGAAGGATGAAGGACATGCTCATCCAACAAGGGTTAGACATTGCACTAGATGAACAAGAGACAAAGCCGGAAACCATGAAAGCCGAGAAATGGGCAGACATGTATAAGAAGGCGGCTAGTGCAATCAGAGTGCACTTGTCCGACGAAGTATTCAATAATGTCGGGGATGAAAACAGTGCATGTAGTATTTGGAAAAGACTATAAAGTCTATACTTGTCCAAATCCTTAACAAACAGGTTGTTTTTGAGAAAGCAGCTTTATGCCATCCATatgagtgaaggtacgaatttCTTATCCCATTTAAATATGTTGAATGGCTTAATCACGCAGCTGGCAAACCTTGGAGAAACAATCACTGAAGTAGATAAGGCTATCATGCTTCtaaactcgttgccatcttcctatgataatttggcaacaaccatcctgcatgGTAGAGGCGTAGAGCTACCATCGAGTTAAAAGAGGTCACATCAGCCATCCTACTCTATAATAAGATGAGGAAGAAGCCCGAAAATCAGGGGCAGGCTCTTATCATGGAAACAGAGGAAGAAGTTTTTATAGAACATCAAGTAGCCGTGATAAATCCAAAGCTCATGGAAAGTCCAGAAACCGGTCAAAGGGTAGAAATTGCTATAGTTGCAGCCAatttcaaaagagattgcccaaagaAAGGTCGAGGTGAGAGCAGTGACCAAAAGAATGATGATAACACAACTGATGTAGTGCACAATGATGATTCGGTGGTTCTCTTCGTTCACGAGGaggaggaatgcatgcacttagCAAGCCAAGAGTcagaatgggtggttgacacagcaGCATCCTACCATGGCACACCGGTAAGAGAGTTCTTCTATAGGTATAAAGCAGGAGACTTTGGAATAGTCAAGATGGAAAATACCAGTCACTCAAAGATTGTGGAGATTTgcgacatttgtatcaagacaaatgtcgaaTGCATATTATTTTCAAAAGATGTGCGACACATACTAGATCTACGAATGAATTTGATTCCAGGGATTGCTCTAGATCGAGACGGGTACGAGAATCACTTCGCCAATAGGAAGTGGAGACTCACCAAAAGATCATTGGTGATTGCTTAAGGAGTTGCTCCCTACATATTGTACAAGACAACCGCTATGATATGTGAAGATGGATTACATGCCGCTATAAATGATACGCTTGCAGATTTTTGGCACCGGATATTGGGccatatgagtgagaagggaCTGCAGATCCTATCCAAAAAATCACTCGTCTCATTTGCAAAAGGTACAACTGTGAattcttgtgattattgtttattTGGAAAACAACACATGTTATTGTTTCAACCAACTCATGGAAGAAAAtcgaatatacttgatttagtaaaTTTTGATGTCTGTGGTCCAATAAATGTAGAATCAATGGGAGGTAACAAATATTTTCTCACATTTATCGATGATGCCTCATGAAAATTGTAGGTTTATTTCTTGAGAACCAAAGACCAGGTATTTTAAGGTTTTCAGAAATTCCATGCTCTGGTGGAAAGGGAGACAGGTCAAAAATTAAAGGGTATCAGGACAGACAATGGAGGAGAGTATACTTCAAAAGAGTTGAATCAGACATGAGAAGACAGTTTctggaaccccacaacacaatggtgtagCTGAAAGGATGAATCGCACCATTATCGAAAAAGTGAGAAGTATGCTCAAAATGGCAAAACTACCTAAGTCATTTTGGGGTGAAGCAGCTCGCACAACCTGTTACTTGATTAACAGTAGTCCATCAGTTTCGTTGGAGTTTGACATCATAGAGAAAGTCTGGACCAATAAAGAGGTGTCCTGCTCCCATTTGAAAGTGTTTGGATGTAAAGCTTTTGCGCATATGCCGAAGGAGCAGAGGA includes the following:
- the LOC107780598 gene encoding G-type lectin S-receptor-like serine/threonine-protein kinase B120, coding for MANGLINFHWFLVLFIVYYFSLLCSASNKIRQGEILRDGDNIISPKGKFNLGFFSPNGSKQRFLGIWYADVPVISVVWVANRDKPVSDQNGVFTIEKNGNLVVKDGRGDLLWSTNVSVVETTNSTVSLLDTGNLVILNDNNKDLWQSFQHPTDTFLPEMRVYMDGVLRSWTSESDPSPGRYSLGVDPRASPQIVIWDGSNRRWRSGYWDGLSFTGVPDMKALYFNGFKLYNEGNRLHFTYTAANTSNLVRFHISPSGYELQQMWDIDKRQWNMIQSHPLGDCDVYNSCGNFAKCDISKSLRCTCLYGFVPKDWEQWNARNWSGGCIRRTQLECGRNSSVLRSDSGNGDGFLEIKGIKLPDFADTAAAENIDECKSKCLENCSCTAYAFVTGIYCMIWSGDLVDLQQFNEGGNTLYVRLAHSEFGKKSRTIKLVLISILVAVAFVICIAIWLLCKYKAKRRGSIRINEMPIRDPIRSGELPIDLSGPGDLSVEGHQGSGSELKFFSFSSIVAATRNFSNENKLGQGGFGPVYKGKLQSGEEIAVKRLSRKSGQGVEEFKNEIMLIAKLQHRNLVRLLGCCIEGEEKILLYEYMPNRSLDSFLFDPAKQAQLNWRKRFNIIEGIARGLLYLHRDSRLRIIHRDLKASNILLDEEMNPKISDFGMARIFGGNQNEANTNRVVGTYGYMAPEYAMEGLFSGKSDVYSFGVLLLEIICGWRNTSFRADQHSSIIGYAWEKWDEGRPMDLVDRSIWDECQHNEVLRCIHLALLCVQDMAVHRPNMSSVVLMLETDNIRLPLPRQPTYTSMRKYEDADIWNEKQDFSSNDVTISVIVGR